Part of the Triticum aestivum cultivar Chinese Spring chromosome 4D, IWGSC CS RefSeq v2.1, whole genome shotgun sequence genome is shown below.
ttctccaaaggttagttgaACAGTGATTCAAATGAGACTTAATGCGAAAGACCCAATTAGCAAAATCACCCTTAACAAGCTTGGGAGGAGGACCATGATTATTAATGCGAGGTGTGGGGACCGGTCCTCCATAGACCGGGGAGGGGAACCGAGGCAAAGGTTCCCGTCCCATTCTTGTCATGAGGGGAAGGAACATGAGTACCTTTAACCGCTTCCTTGGCGGAATTGGCCTCCGACTCCGATGCCGTGGGATTAACCACACGCAAGGGTCGGGAGTGGATTTCATCCCCTCAAGTAATTCTTTAAGCACGGACTTGACTTCAGTTGTCATAGATGTCTTAAGTGAAGCCATAGCTTCATTTAAGTCGTCTTGAGTGATCGAAGTCAACTCCACGACCTCGGGCACTTCCTcctcggtgtcaaccatactcttcgggtggtgaaacccttaaaaagagacgaggctctgataccaattgaaaggatcgatatggttgactagagggggggtgaataggcaactaccaatttttagcttttcttaacaaattaggtttagcaacaaataggttgtctagatgtgcgactaggtgagcaacctatatgatgcaaacaacaacaacaacaacaacaacacgtgcaagcaaatgatacaacacaacaatagcttgcacaaagtaaagggaagagataaccacaagtggaaccgatggagacgaggatgtgttaccgaagttccttccctttgggggaagtacgtctccgttggagcggtgtggaggcacaatgctccccaagaagccactagagccaccgtattctcctcacgccctcacacaatgtgaggtgcccttgaaggcggcgaccgaacctttacaaacaacgttggggcaatctccacaacttgattgaacgctcccaacgataccacggagcttcaccacaatggaatgtggctccgaggtgacctcaaccatctagggtgctcaaacccaagagtaacaagatccgcaagggattagtggggtgaatcaaatttctcttggtggaagtgtagatccaggccttctcaaccaatccctagaaaatcaacaagtttgattggctagggagagagatcgggcgaaaaagagctttggagcaacaatggagcttggggaaaaAAGGTAGGTCTTCTCAGGGAAGAAGATTTCCTTTTATAGTGGGGAatcaaatccaaccgttatcccacaaCTCAGCCCGCAGAGAGCGATACTACCGcccatgggagcggtactaccgcactaggTAGCGGTACTGCCACTTggcccaacggtagtaccgctagggCCGCGCACAGAGAGTTGAGAGAaggggcaagagagagagagagagagagagagagagccctcGAGCGGCATTAGTAGCGGTGGTAGGATGGTACTACCGCTTGAAAGTGGTACTACCGCGCCTACTTCCACTCCTACTACCGCCCAACCCGACACGAGAAGCGGcggtctcgaatcgaggcggtaccagcgcagaactggagccgtactaccgctgaaggccacgagcggtactaccgttgtgaaacagcggtactactgcttgaggCTATTAGCGGTACTGCTGCTCCAACCTGGCTGTACTACCGCTGGCTCCTCCCATGTGCCACTTCCGCGATAACAGTATACTCCAAGGAAGAGGGTAGGAGCTGGGGGTGCGAGaaagatgtgtacgtgttgattccaccctagcctttccgatacggaccccctcttgatagtacggtgtctcctacgactcaagtccaccaaaaccgaACCGAAGGAGACTACACCGTCTTCACCTCGAGctccgaggggaaagaatcgtcttgtgccaatgaatgaatatctgaaattctcaaggcacacgattagtccgcaaatgcattgtcatcaaccACCAAAACCACCTAGAGAGAGACATGCGCTAACACCTGCCCCCGAATGCTGTATTTTGTCTTTCTGCCTTCGTCTCTCTGTGCGAAAACTTCATAGGCTGCCATCCTCATTGGTATGCATCTTGTTTGCAATACTTGTACATCCGTCGGTATGCATTTTGTTTCGAACCCCTGTAGTTCAGATCATCCTTTCTAACACCAAAACCTTTTTTCTCGCACAATCTACGTAgaacatgtaggcttcttcctcagtCTTAAAAGTCTTCTTCACGATCTCTACATATTCCATAAACACATTCCGGTCTGTATGTATGTCTGTACCACCCATGCCTTTATCATCAATTCTTTTGCCTTGCATGCCTACATCATCCATGTCTTTACCATCCATGTCTATCCTCATTGTCATTATCATCCATGTCTTTACCATCCATTCCTTTGCGGTCTATGCCTACATCCTCATTGTCATTATCATCCATGTCTTTGGCTTCCTTGCCTCTATCACCCATGTCCTTGTCATCCTTGCCTTTATCGCCCATGATTTCTTCAGCGTTGCCTTTATCATCCATGTCGTTATGTTGTCAACAAAAACACATAGACAATGTTACAGATGGATAGCATATGAAATAATTATGCACTACTATACTTAAATAAGTGAAACAATTTTTCAGTTCGGATTCATGTACCTAACTCAGTCCTTCAGAAGCTCTAACTAAGTATGAAGTATGCCCTAACTAAATCTAAAATGGTGTGACTAATCCTTCAAATGCCGTGACTAATCACGCCCTGATACGTCCACCCTGATATATCaaatctcctaactaaatccaaaatagcTCCAAACTCAATTAAAAAAaaatctcctaactaaatccaaaataactCCAAACCCAATTCAAAATATCTcgtaactaaatccaaaataactCCAAACTCAATACAAAATATCTTCTATCTAAATCCAAAATATGTCATAACTAATTCCAAACTACACTTTCTTTGAATCCAAATCTGCTGACAGCTTTCTCATGCCACATAACCTTAACTACCTAACTAAGTCCAAAATATGTCCTAATTAAATCTGAATTACACTTCCTTTCAATCTAATTTTAGTCACAACTTTCTCATATCACATATCCTAACCACTAATCAAATCCGGCCATATATGTACTATGCAGAAGGGACCAGACAAGATTAGAGATGCATAGGCATTTACATCTCAGAGGTCGTTGCGAAGGATCTGTCGCGATAAAGTTGATGCACGGAGATGACGATGATCTGGCCTCGGGTCGGGGAAGGGGGCGTCCAATTGGGGAAGGAGGGGATTAGGCGGCTCCTCGGAAGATTTGGCGTCGCATAACCCTAGTGGGATCGCGtgcgagggagggagaggaggaggaggagggagtggCACGACGAGTGCGCGCGGCACTGATCGACGGTGATCGAGAGCGACGATGTGTTCACTAGAGACTAGGGTTCAAGCGGAGCTGAGCAACCGCTCTAACGCAAATTCAAATGTCCAAGCACGATGATGTTTAGTTATAATTAAGTGACATGTTAATGCAATTAACTTAATTTGAAATTTTAGGACAATAATACCCCTGAACTTAATTGGGCCAACTAAACTTAAATAAATTTTTAGGTCGGAAATATCCTTGGGCTTTAATAAGTCCCAATTAGTCTCATCTGTTGCATCGCCCATATAATACACGTGCTCTCGTGCACTGGCGGAGCTAGGTAGGGACTGCTGGGGGGCCAAGGCTAAATCATGGGTGTTTTAGGGTGTAAACTGCTAAAAAAATCTCATCTAAGTCCTTTCCTCAAAAAAAATCTTCATAGTTTGGTCCAAAGTTGGGGGGGCCACAGCACCCCCAGGCTTGCacatagctccgccactgctcTCGTGCATTGCAATGTACAGTAAAATTTCCCTTTTTCGGCTTTAATTAATCATAATCTTTCTCTTTTCATATATCTCGTTTTGCATTCATCTCTGccattttttatttaaaaaaaacatcaCGATGCAACTTAAGAAAAACACCATGATGACTGAAGAAATACATGAGCTTTTTATTTGATCAGAGAAACTATGCATCTCCAAGTGCTGCAAGAGGCCAGCATACACCAGAGGATGCTCTACACGAGTACACCACTCCAGTTTCTCCAATCATGGTGCATCGATGATCAGATCAGACGAGCCCACACCAGTAGTCCAATACTATACTAGTAATTAACCAACAACATACGATCGGATTGGCACGAACTTATACATAACGAACTGAACACATAGAcgtacgcatgcatgcatgcatggtgccGCGCCCGCAATTGATAAACATACTGCAGATATATAGTTAGGTCAGTCTGCTCCATCACGTAGATCAGACCACCTCGACGGCCATTCTCATGGGCGGCAGCGGCGCAGGGTGGTCGAGCGGCGGCAGTGCGGGGTGCTCCTCGGGTGGCGGCAGCACGATGTCCACCACGGACACGCTTTCCTGCTTGTCGCCGCCGACGTCGTCCTCCCTGCCGTTCACGACCTCCTCGTCGGCTTCGATGATCGGCGCAACGACGTGTGCCGTTgtgccggcctgctgctgctgctgaagtGGCAGCTGGTTCTTCTCGTCGTCCGCCGGGACCTGGACCTCCGACACGGCGCCCTTCTTCTTGGGGTTCTTGTACACCAGGTGCAGCGACATCTGGGCCAGCCCGAACAGCAGCCCCAGCACGTTGGGTGTCTACACACACAGATACACGTTTTGGTCAGTGCAAAATGCGTGCAACGTCTTGGGGTTCCGGTAGCTAGTGCTGAAATGCTGATTGATTTATACTCCTGGTTAACAACAAAAGTTTATAGCTTCATATTAATTGAACATCATCGTGTGGGGATATACTACTAGTACTTTGACTGATCGTCCTTTACGCCTGTAAGTACGATCACTTTGCTTTTGGTGCCCAAGATAAATATATACTAGTCCTTGTAGCTTAATTACGTGTTGGGGAGTAGTATCTTTTTGTTAGGTCTACTCCTGTTCCGGTCATGCATGCAACAACCGGGGGCACCTGGCGCATGACACAGCCGCAACGCACTAGCTAGCTTGTTTgcgctagtactccctccgttcctaaatataagtctttacatagatttcactatgaactagatacggaacaaaatgagttaatctacgcactaaaatgcatctatatacatctgtatctggttcataatgaaatctctacaaagacttacatttaggaacggagggagtagtatgcatGCATGATTGCCCAAAAGTTGGTGTATAAAACCAATTAACCACGCCCTAAGCTGGCAAGGCTAGATATCTTAGCTTAGCTCGCGTGCCTGCCTGCTTGCTTGCTTGAAAATATTATGCAATACAAccaagcggggggaaaccctttttcgtaaaaTATTATGCAATTCTTAATTTTGTAGGCCGGGGAAACAAACGTACCGCTACGAAGAAATCTTTCATGAGTAGGCCGTAGAAGAACCATACGACGGCGCTGATGGTGAGGAAGAAGGATAGCCAGAAGGGCAGGAACTCCACGCTCTTGGTCCTGATCACTTGCCTCTGCAAATTTAACAGCGTGCCGTCAGTCAAATACGACGATGCAGATGAAGAACGTACAGAGGACAAGGTATTACTCTACTTACGATGATGGCGAGAGGAGCGACGAAGACGGCGAGCGCGAAGGCGGAGCCGATGCCACCGGCGATGGTGACGCGGCTCTCGCCGTCCTTGACCAACAGCTGCAGGACGCAGACCATGGCCCCATAGAGCGCCACGTTCATGATGCACACGAGCTTGGCGGTGAAGGTCCTAGCCTGCTTGGGCGCGTAGGCGAGGTAGATGGCGAGGTAGGCGGACTCGACGACGCACCCCACCGTGTtgatggtgaggaggaggaggtccttGGTGAGCAGCGCGTAGTAGAGCCACAGCATTGCGCTCAGCAGCGCCATCGCGTAGGGAACTGACTGGAACGACTCCGTCGACTTCCTCTTGTACACACGGTAGAACGTCGGCACCGGTGCCAGGATAACCAGGAACGACAGGATGTTGCCTGCGTGCCAAAaacacaaaggaaaagaaaaactcaTCAAACCTAGCTACATCTTCTCTCTTGCACAAACAAAACAATAATTAACACGGGAAATTCATGCATAATGCATGCATAGTGTTACTGTGGCATACTGGTAGGTTATGGTGTAATTTCATGGAAGTAGGTATAAAATACTCGATCTATGAAATTGTGACCATGAtgtgcatccatgcatgcataccTAGGATGCCCACAGCAAAGACCAAAGGGCTCCCAACGGCACCCATCTTGGCGGGTACTTGGTCTGATGCTGATCTCCTGCTCTATAAACAAAGACCAGCTAACTAGAGCAAAGTGGTCGATTGACCCCTCTTGCTCTTGGGAGACTACTACTGCATGTAGTGCTGCGTACCACTTGACACTGGTTGTCTCCTGGCCACCCCATGGTATTTATAGAGCTGGGAAAGGAGCTGAGGAGCTTAAAAATTATTATGTTCAGACCAATCGAAGAACAAGGATGATATAGACTATACAGTTCATTGCTTAACGAGCTTTGCCTTCCACAGTGCATGTATACGTGTGGCCCGGCGCACCATGAGCCATAGTCCTACTCATATTTTTGCCCGGTGTATGTGTCGCCCATCGGAGGCATCTCACCTGACACATGGATAATCAGCTGTTTACATGTGTCGGTCGATGGATGATGTTAAGTAAGGCCTTGGGCAACTAATAGCCGTGAAAATCTTGTACAGAAGCCGGCCGGGTAAAAAAGGAACTTGTAATTAACGCCTCTGTTGAAGCTTCTCCTTAATGAAGCCGACCCACTAGTGACCAAAAAAAAAACCATCTCTGGACATAACTAACTGAAAACCCTCGGCCGTCACTGATGCAAGTACAAATGTTTTCCCACTCATCTATACTGATGAAGTCACTGCATTCAAATACACACAAATGACGTTTAGTTTTTTGGGACACTGCAAGGTAAATGCACACAACTCAAACACACTCATACGGCCACACTCGCACACTTTTCCTACACCCATGTACTAGCAAAGTACTCGACCCCCATCCTGGCACACTTAGAGCACCTCTAGCAGATGTGGCACCATAGCGGGCGATCGCCATCCGTTATATGGAGTGCGTTCCATATAGATATGGAGACTGCACATGCGATGCACAGACTCAAAGTTGCCATATATCTCAACCcccaatgttgaggatatagaccttagagtcacccgccaggaggggccgggttactcatatggtcattgccagaagcctggcgccaagcttgaagacggtgggtcaaagatgggcttaagacccggatatggcttaaggcccgtagttgcaatcattgttatggtagaacttgtagtgtaaggcaagaatagttgagagtccgagccggacactcttatgagccggccgggactctgagagctgcagggcgtcagcctccctatataaagagacgacccggcagcggtttaaggcagagaacaatctcatcgagagccgggcgtagcggtttagctccctggtgatcgtaaccctaatcaataccacctcaaactggacgtaggcttttaccttcaccgtaaggggccgaaccagtataaaccctcgtgttccttgtcccgcattaaccccttcaagcttcctagctgcgatggctccacgactaagtcctagctcgaggacatctgccgtgacaattccacgacagttggcgcccaccgtggggcccgcgcacggtggatttgagttcttgaagggcggcttcgaagggctcaagggatacgctgtgggccggatgaccaagagtcgtcgcggcaagctctacatcgacgatgcaaactggggccccgacgccggctcaattgagtacgggtaccgggtccccttcggcggaattcatgttttcattggcaagattggtgagccgggccctgagccgggtctctgcgccgatctcgtcgagacggctcagcgtgcacgacccgcccgggcccggcctgccttaaggcatgcttttgtgggatgtatccatggagggccctctgatcgatctggatctggtgatgaggcggccgccggctctgacggcgagtcgtccaccgacgagtcaaactcgttgtatcaacttcaagatggcaggctcatgggttgttccgatggtgacagtattccggacccgtttgagccgccaagtcaggttggagtctttatggccggtgcacagcctgttcagaaccccgctgctggagcgggaaacccggtgccctcgccggctcaggtactaatggatctcacggacaagatgacggctctgttaaccgccacggttgacccggcagatcaagctcagcatgatgcggaggtggcgcagttaaaattggatctagtaaagctaaggaggatctggcagcagaagggatcaggatggctgcggaaagggcggctctcgacgcccaaacccagttgattcaagcgcagtccttccggctcacgatggatcaaaacgcgtccaatgaggtcctgagaaggaggcatcaaaaggcccaatccgactccctccggtttacgatccacgaaacctcttcaacacgccgggtgcaggatctagtaacccgccaggggtcatagtgcccgggtctgggacccctattcagccacaagtgatggggcctccccaggtgcccccagccccgcctcagtacgtgccaatacccccgggtcattataataacccgctggagaacatggtcgccgcggcggcacggctggcggctctcccggttgacggcgactctccgacggctattgaaacccgccgggtcagggaactccttcagacagcactggcgcagcaagaggcgtactcctatagccgggacaggatccactcgacccctcgcccaggccggagcccgagttacagcaggcacatggtctcagcgaccggctcaagtaacgtccgacgccatgacccgccccctggccatggcccggctcataacggagcctttcacgcagcagaccaagacagagcacggcggGAGGCGGACCAGGTGCCCcagctgacggcttaccagactcccccagcttatccgacggcttccgtcgacgtgggtatccctaccaggactgggggtgtcccttgtttagtgccagctatccgcaacgaacgtctacccaaggacttcaaaggccctaggaaggtgcctaattacacagcagacttacaacccgcagcctggatcgagagttacgagatggctatggaactactggaggtcagtgaggcggccatggctaaatacttcaccatgatgttagatgggacggcccgcacttggttgaaagggctaccaccgaattccattgggtcttgggctgagctgaaggcccggttcatccaaaacttcaaggatacctgtaggcagtctatgtcaatcgtggatttgactaactgcaagcagcaggagggtgagtctacgacacattgggttcgccgggttaaggagataatacattcctcggataaaatggatgccggctctgcaatcttaatgttggagcagaattgtcgttttgtgcccctgaagatgaaactcgggcggcttaagcgcgactgcaatgatatgggtacactgatggcggctcttgtcaagtacgccgattctgatggtaccaaggaccccgcttcagatgatgaaaggacagggaagggaaagaagaacggcaatggcaagggtcctcagcataacccgggaaaccaaggaggaggcaagcgcaaggccgatggcagcctagagtttgtagccaacgccagctcgcaAGGtagtaaccagcgacgcaaggggaggccccctccccgaggcggcgggtccggTCCGACGCTGgaacaactgttgaatgagccttgtccaaggcatggctctagagagaagccagcaactcatctatggaaggattgtgcaatcatgaaggcctttaagaattacaatggcccgggcggcggctcaggcgccggcgactttcatggcccgggcgccggctcaaattctaaccctcagaacggtcaagggggctttaatcagcagtctggccagggtcatccacagcagcagggaggttatcagaccaatccaaagcagcttagcggtgggcagtatcatgtgtttaccaccagtctgtgtaagcgagatcagaagcttcataagagggctgtgaacgctgttgagccggcggttccacgctacttgctatggtcagagcaacctatagtgtggagtagggaggatcaccctccccgggtggataatccgggtcacttggccctggtggtggctcctcaggtgggaggatataagttcactaaggtactcatggatgggggcagcagcatcaacatcctctattatgagacatttcgtcgtatggggttgattgataagaatctcagccaatcaaacactattttccacggtgtggtacctggtaagtcggcttacccagtcggcaagatcgagttggaagtggccttcggagatgagaacaactacagggtggaaaaattgacctttgaggtggtcaagataagaagtccgtaccatgccatatttgggcggccggcttacgccaagttcatggcacggccgtgttacgtatatttacagctcaagatgccgggtcataatgggaccattacggttcacggcagccggaaggtggccttggaatgtgaggaaggcgatgcagcttatgcagaatctgtttgtgcaacagaggagttgaagttttacaaagacaacgttgacccaacagatatgacctctctgaaaaagccgactacggagcatgagccggcaatgaaatttaagtcggctgatgagactaaacttgttgatttcgttccaggagattcatctcagcaattcagcatcagtgccaatctggatccaaaataggaaagcgcgctcatcgagttcatccgtgagaatagggacatcttcgcatggaaaccttctgacatgccaggtgtacctagagaactcgctgagcacactctcaatgttgatccgaaatttaagccggttagacagttccttcggcggtttaatgaagagaggcggaaagccattggcgaagaggtggcccggctcttggcggccgggtttattgttgaagtcttccacccagaatggttagctaacccggtgctcgtactcaagaagaacggcacttggcggatgtgtgtggactacacggacttaaataaagcgtgtccggctgatccttttgcccttccccgtattgatcaaattattgatgctacggccggttgtgcgcgcttaagtttcctggacgcttattctggatatcatcagattaaaatggcagttaaggaccaggagaagacggcgttcatcactccctttggagccttctgctatgtatccatgccctttggactcaagtgtgcacaggcgacttatcagcgttgcgtgcagaactgtcttcataaacagattgggcgcaatgttcatgcttatgtggacgatattgtggttaaatccataaaggaggaaaccctgatagatgatttgagagaaacctttgataatctccgggtctacaagatgatgcttaacccggccaagtgtgtctttggtgtccctgcaggcaagctcttgggttttttggtttctgacagaggcattgaggctaacccggagaagatcaaggccatcacctccctggctaagccggcgtgtataaatgacgttcagcgtttggcgggtcgcatcgctgctttaagccggtttataagccgtttgggtgagaaggccatgccattatatcagttgatgaagaaaactgataactttgtctggaatgatgcagctaataccgcttttgaggatttgaagaagcagctggcagagcccccagtccttgctgctccggttgataaggagcccttattactgtacgtggcggcgaacacacgagccgtcagtgtggctgtggtggtggaacgcaaggaagagggtaaggagcatccggttcagcggccggtttattatgtcagcgaagtgcttatcgagtccaaacagcggtatccacattggcagaagcttgtttatggtgtgttcatggcaagccggaagcttaagcattatttccagggtcatcccataaccgtggtcagttctgcccctcttggtgatatcattcaaaacagagaggccacagggagagtggctaagtgggctatcgagctcggacctcatggtctcaaatatgtgccacgcactgctgttaaatctcaggccctggtggatttcatcaatgattggacagagtcacaagtgcccgagcaaaagccggataacacatattggactattcacttcgatgggtccaggcagttggagggctcgggggctggagttgtattggcttcccctaaaggtgacaagttccattatgtgctacagttgatgtttccttgcactaacaatgcggctgagtacgaggccttgctccacggtcttcggatggctaaggagatgagcttgagccgggtaaggtgtttcggtgactcagacttggtggctcaacaagtatcaggcaagtgggactctaaggaccctctcatggcggcttatcgccgcgaagttgatgccattgctgggcactttcagggctaccaagtagagcacattgatcgcaggaagaacgaggcggctgatgctttaagccggctaggctctcagcgaaagccggtgccgcctaatactttcctggatgtcctgtataatccttctgttaagttgcctacagaggaaaacttggctgtccccgacccggaggcacggctggtggcggctctccatatcataccagactggacaatgccctatctggcttacatgacccggggcgagttgcctgaggatgaaactttggccaggcaaataacccggcgggctaagtcaatgattgttatcaatggtgagttgcaccaccgcagtgttacgggagcgtttcagcgttgtgtttcccctgaggaagggcaagagatcttgcgtgagatccatgaaggggattgtggccatcacgccggctcaaagtcccttgtggccaaggcttttcgtcatggtttttattggttgacggctcatgctgatgcagaggacttggtcagtaagtgtgatggttgccaaaggttctcgcgacgggctcatgtaccggctca
Proteins encoded:
- the LOC123099963 gene encoding bidirectional sugar transporter SWEET12-like produces the protein MALLSAMLWLYYALLTKDLLLLTINTVGCVVESAYLAIYLAYAPKQARTFTAKLVCIMNVALYGAMVCVLQLLVKDGESRVTIAGGIGSAFALAVFVAPLAIIRQVIRTKSVEFLPFWLSFFLTISAVVWFFYGLLMKDFFVATPNVLGLLFGLAQMSLHLVYKNPKKKGAVSEVQVPADDEKNQLPLQQQQQAGTTAHVVAPIIEADEEVVNGREDDVGGDKQESVSVVDIVLPPPEEHPALPPLDHPAPLPPMRMAVEVV